The genomic interval TAGTGTGTAGCTACAGCCACGCAAACCATTGTGAAGCCCTGGACTGGACAGATGAAGCCCCTGCTTAGCCACATGGACGTAAACTGCTTTTTCTTGCAATTGCAATTCTGCCCAAGCCGAGGCTTTTACTGCGCAGCACGTGGGTCTGGTGTGTAGAGATTCAGTGTGGAATCTTTCCTTTTAGTAACCAGTGTTCATCAACTAAACATACACATTTTCAGCATAAAACCACTCAAAACTCACTGAAATCAGGCACGACGAGTCGACGACACGTCTTCGGCACTTTTTACAGCGAAGACTTGAGGGCTCCTCTTGGATTCCAGCAGGGTCCGATAGTCCGTCCTGGGTCTGAAAACGGGGAACACTGGTTAACTGGCAGCAGGCACACAGAAATGGACCGCTGTCAAGGCCAGGATTGTCTCCGTTAGCCACATAATTGAGGTCAAAGGAAAATATCAGATGGGGTGAGAGACCggtgtagatttatttattcctcaTAACtaatttatatttcatataaacCAGAGGctctattcatttaaaaaaaaaactgctcttAATCCCCCAATTTCGGAGAAGGAAAACCATATGGAATTAATTTTTCCAAGAAAAGTTTTGGTATAGGTTTTTCTATTGAGggaatgaaataaacattttaatatatggatatttaaataaactaaacattctttgaatgaataaatttacatttttttccaaacAGCAACCaacaattaatcaatcaatcaacaatttttaataagatttttttatatatataaaaataaaaaaattttcccCTCTAGTGTTTGGCTTAAAGACAAACCTTTTATAACACATCATTCAAATCAAGTTTCTGAATGTTGTTGATCTTTTGAACCGGTTCACCATGCTGTTCATTTGTTAACCCTCTACATACCGCAAGGTTTTATGTAATAagttataaagtttataaagtaAATACTTGATAGCTTTCCTAACACAGGTTTAAATATAAGGTTAAACTTTAGGCTGAGCTAATGTACGGCTTAGCTAAGGTATTTTAGCTTCACCGGACTTATTATCAATGActtgaataaatattataatcaaTAACgtaaagttaataaacaaaatataaataccgCAGCAAAGGAAGCCATTGTTTGGACGATATTTCCGAGAAAGACCTCGACGAAACTGAAGCTAACTAGCAAGTCAgctaaaaacaaataacacgTTGAGTCGGCTTTTTCCTAACATCCATGCTACGGAAGCCGTAACGTAACGTCTAAAACGCGATTCGAAATGAACAGTTCACTTTACACGCTGGGCTTAATGTTTATACtgctttatttcctttttttctttttattattgtgaTATATGATGAGATAACATGCTTAACGTTTTTGCAGGGTTTATACCTAATACATTCATAattttctccattaaaaaactaacttttcattaattaaatgttttttgcagtgtttatacctaatacattaataatttgCCCGATTAAAAACTaactttttattaattgaaTGTTTTTTGCTGGGTTTATACCTAATACATTCATAATTTTCTCCATTAAAAAGCTAACTTTTCATTAATTGAATGTTTTTTGCAGGGTTTAAAcctaatacattaataatttgCCCCATTAAAAACTAACTTTTCATTAATTGCTCATTTTATCAGGTCCCCATGTCCTACAGGCCTACACTTCTGTAGCCCATCTTTTGCGCTATACAGTTTGTCCATCCATCAGTGGAAGTAAACCAACACAGGATGTATTATTTCACACACTGAACAGATATTATTTAAGCTATGAGCCATTCTCCACACCGCCAACAAAATAAAGGACTTGATCACTGACTTTAAtatactttaagactatctgttcctatacttttgctcacctaaaaattgggtgttCTGCCACCaaaagtgccatgttctaagttgtttatcAGCAAATGAATGCTGAAATTCTGGTCTAttctctcatattcatcttttgatctcaaaaccaaatgttttcagtgtatactgcaaacaatagaattggccttaaAACTCCATACTTTTGGTAAGGACTGTACCAGCACCACGCCCATGTGGTCCCTGATGGCTGTCAAATTGTTCATAGATGTACATGATATACTGGCCaatgactattattattcttattattagtattattcttattcttcctattattattattattattattattattattactagcaCGTTCAGCTCACACGGCCAGGGTTGGGGTGTGTGATtaccaccactgccctgtgtgtgcggagcttgcatgctcACCCCTtgttgcaggggtttcctctgggtactccggtttcctccccattccaaagacatgcatggtaggctgattggcatgtccaaagtgtccgtagtgtatgaatgggtgtgtgaatatgtgtgtgattgtggcctgcgatggattggcattctgtccagggtgtaccccaccttgtgcctgatgtgccctgggataggctgcaggttccctgcgacccagcgatatagaaaattgatggatggatggattattattattattattattattattattattattattgttgttgttgttgttgttgttgttgttgttattattatttattcaattgTATACCGTCCAGAATGTATTCCgcctagtgttcctgggatagacttcaGATCCACCGTGactctgaatgaatgaatgaatgaaaagacGTGTAACGAGGTTGAAAGTGTTTGTTACACCAGGTGGCAGCAGTTGCACGTTTCAGGTTTGTGAATTTCGCTGGCCACGGAGCTGAGTCTGGAAACTTTGGTGTCATAAAAATGTTAGTCCATTATTTTTGAtccatttctatagtaactaacGAGCAGTGCACATAAGAGGCCGCATATAGGCTATTGTAGGCTATAtatgacatttttgtccttaaaccATAGGATGCTCCATGCCTTCTGTTAACGATGAGAGGTATTGCATGTACGGATGCACATAGTGAACTCTGATCCACCTGCGTAGGTAACTGACGTATGATCCGGTGCTGGTATAAAAGCTGGCGCGCTCGTCACAAGCCGTCAGTGACGATGCTCATGTCCTGTTCGTGCGCGCTCCTGCAGAAGGAGATCAGTAGGTAGGTGACCGACGCTTTTATCGTCTTTTGCGCTCGTTGATGAACCGCGACATGGACGAAACAGAGAACGCGTCTTCGTTGTTCCAAAACGACAGCAATCTAGAGGACCAGAATGACAAAGTGTCGCTGACAGCAAAGGTGCCGTTGAGTTATCAAATACCGACGTCTATGCTGATCGGCGCACTTATCCTGTGCTCGGTGTTTGGAAACGCGTGCGTCGTGGCAGCCATAGCTTTGGAGAGGTCACTCCAAAACGTGGCCAACTATCTAATCGGGTCTCTTGCCGTGACGGACCTTATGGTGTCGGTACTCGTCCTGCCTATGGCGTGCCTCTACCAAGTTTTGGACAAATGGACACTCGGACAGGTCGCATGCGACATCTTTATCTCGTTGGACGTTCTGTGTTGCACGTCTTCGATTTTGCATTTGTGCGCCATTGCGCTGGACCGGTACTGGGCGATCACCGAGCCTATAGACTATATGAAAAAGAGGACGCTGAAACGGGCGGCGGTTCTGATCGGCGCTACGTGGCTGGTGGGCTTCTTGATATCCGTTCCTCCCATGCTGATCATGAAATCGCAGCCCAAAAGCAAAGCAGAAGGCATGGCCAACCCCGAAGCGTGCGCCATCAGCCACGACCCGTGGTACACCATTTACTCAACATTCTGCGCCTTTTACATCCCGCTCATCCTCATGCTCGTGTTGTACGGGCGCATCTTCAAAGCGGCACGGTTTCGTATTCGCAAGACCGTACGCAggacagagaagaaaaaagtcaCGTGCTTGACTGTGTCCCCGGCGCTTTTTAAGCGCTCCAATGGAGAGCCGGGTAAAAGCTGGAGGAGCAGCGTGGAGCCCAAGCCGGCGTCGTGCGTCAACGGCGCAGTGAAGCACACGGACGACGGCGAGTCTGTGGAGATCTTGGAGGTTCACGGCAATTCAAAGCACGAGCTGCCTTTGCCTAACACACCGAGCTCGGCGCAGCTGTTCGAGAACCGACACGAGAAAAACACGGAGGCAAAGAGGAAACTGGCGCTGGCGCGGGAGCGCAAAACTGTCAAGACGCTGGGCATCATCATGGGCACGTTCATCCTGTGCTGGCTGCCTTTTTTCATCAAAGCCCTGGTGATGCCCTTCTGCCCGTCGTGCGAGATGCCCGTGTGGCTTCAAGACGTGATCAACTGGCTCGGCTACTCCAACTCCCTGCTCAACCCCATCATCTACGCATACTTCAACAAGGACTTCCAGAGCGCCTtcaaaaaaatcatcaaatgtCACTTTTGTCGAAAATAACTGTGGATTGCTTTGCTTTGTGAATGAATCACTTTGGGACTAAAATCTATTGTCCATTTGCTGAATTGACGGGAAAATCTTTAGTAAAAACATTCCTTCAGTGGGATAAAGAATGATGACGTTTATccagtggtggaaatgggtCGTTATTctcattgtttattatttttttattataaatttgtttctgttttcagaAAAGATGTATAATACTGTGTATAAAGGAACCCCATGTACTGCTCACGTCCATTGGAAGCATGAATGTGTTCATGCTGTGAAATAAACTGTCTCTAAACTGACTCCTCTGTGTTTCTTTCCGTGCCATAGCTTAGaataaaaattcaattaaattgcGTAATCAGTCGATTTAAATTGTTGGTGATGCAGCATAACTCTTATACAAAAGAGTCACAAATATCATTACTGGCTTTTCATATAACACACCTCAGCATCCGCTTAGCTTATTCAAAAGGGAAATATTAAATGGATTAAAGTAATAATCACAAAATTTTAAGAGTGTAGAAAACTTTCAAACAATACCCTTTGTTAGATTTATATTTCTGTCATTGTGGCCATTGCTTTCTTTAAGATTTTTTTAGTTAGAAATAATCGCATACTGTTATCAtcatccttcttcttcttcttcttcttctacttcttcctcttcttcttcttattattattgttgttgttgttgttgttgttgttgttgtttctgttataaaaatgaatcaattacATGTAAAAATAGGCAA from Ictalurus furcatus strain D&B chromosome 18, Billie_1.0, whole genome shotgun sequence carries:
- the htr1ab gene encoding 5-hydroxytryptamine (serotonin) receptor 1A b, giving the protein MNRDMDETENASSLFQNDSNLEDQNDKVSLTAKVPLSYQIPTSMLIGALILCSVFGNACVVAAIALERSLQNVANYLIGSLAVTDLMVSVLVLPMACLYQVLDKWTLGQVACDIFISLDVLCCTSSILHLCAIALDRYWAITEPIDYMKKRTLKRAAVLIGATWLVGFLISVPPMLIMKSQPKSKAEGMANPEACAISHDPWYTIYSTFCAFYIPLILMLVLYGRIFKAARFRIRKTVRRTEKKKVTCLTVSPALFKRSNGEPGKSWRSSVEPKPASCVNGAVKHTDDGESVEILEVHGNSKHELPLPNTPSSAQLFENRHEKNTEAKRKLALARERKTVKTLGIIMGTFILCWLPFFIKALVMPFCPSCEMPVWLQDVINWLGYSNSLLNPIIYAYFNKDFQSAFKKIIKCHFCRK